Proteins encoded in a region of the Sterolibacterium denitrificans genome:
- a CDS encoding M3 family metallopeptidase: MIFAPALRRRLTCGFAVALLCVLPSLSAQADTIARPTLPLWNAATLTQVCNDGLVELQRQVDALANLPLDAVAIHADTDTKTFFPAWNALQIRLEDIENPVYLLNNVSPDPAVRAAAESCLLEYNRFGSALYQNAAIYQRVRAVVPRDAVDAKLKKDLLEAFEDTGVALPVDKQARMKQILERLELIRQEFDRNIRDNDTRLSFTPTEVVGLPPAYLERAARDAQGNYLLGFGYPEYVPFMENAEDEAARRRYQFAFVNRGGPRNLELLDEVVALRHKMAGLYGLPSYADFVIRRRMAGTPAAVRDFLAEVQTQVRQVELDDLAELRQAKVEHTGKPLAQVQLQRWDVSYYQERLKRERYSVDQEALRRYFPSEAAFAWAMDISAQLYGIEFRAAGKAVAVWHPEVRYYDVIDGKTGELLGGIYLDPYPREGKYSHAAAFGVRGASRLAGRTPISVLVTNFDRQGLNFNELETLVHEFGHVMHGVLSRTRYVDHAGTRVETDFVEAPSQMYEEWAHRLESVGRIAGFCADRGCKPVDAEMMQRLNAARNFGRGIHYARQHLYASYDMALYGPQPGAALAVWQRMEAATPLGHTPDTAFPGQFSHIIRGYGAGYYGYMWSEVLALDMLSQYGDNLMNPAVGQRFRREILERGGERSGAEMARNFLGRAPSPQAFFAEIAGRRQQ, from the coding sequence ATGATATTCGCCCCCGCCCTGCGCCGCCGCCTGACTTGCGGCTTCGCCGTCGCGCTGCTGTGCGTCCTGCCGTCCCTGTCCGCGCAAGCCGACACCATCGCACGACCAACCCTGCCACTATGGAACGCCGCCACGCTGACCCAGGTCTGCAACGACGGTCTGGTCGAGTTGCAGCGCCAGGTCGACGCGCTGGCAAACCTGCCGCTGGACGCCGTGGCGATCCATGCGGATACGGATACGAAAACCTTCTTCCCTGCCTGGAACGCGCTGCAGATACGGTTGGAGGACATCGAAAACCCGGTCTACCTGCTCAACAACGTCTCGCCCGATCCGGCAGTGCGCGCGGCGGCGGAAAGCTGTCTGCTGGAGTACAACAGGTTCGGCAGCGCGCTGTACCAGAATGCCGCGATCTACCAGCGCGTACGCGCCGTGGTTCCACGGGATGCCGTCGATGCCAAACTGAAGAAGGATCTGCTCGAAGCCTTCGAGGACACCGGCGTCGCGTTGCCGGTGGACAAACAGGCACGCATGAAGCAGATCCTCGAACGCCTGGAGCTGATCCGCCAGGAATTCGATCGCAACATCCGCGACAACGACACCCGCCTGAGCTTCACGCCGACCGAAGTTGTCGGCCTGCCGCCGGCTTACCTGGAACGCGCGGCGCGCGATGCGCAGGGCAACTATCTGCTCGGCTTTGGCTATCCGGAATACGTGCCCTTCATGGAAAACGCCGAGGACGAGGCCGCGCGCCGGCGCTACCAGTTCGCCTTCGTCAATCGCGGCGGGCCGCGCAATCTCGAACTGCTCGACGAAGTGGTCGCCCTGCGCCATAAAATGGCTGGCCTGTACGGCCTGCCAAGCTATGCCGACTTCGTCATCCGTCGGCGCATGGCCGGCACGCCGGCCGCAGTGCGCGACTTTCTCGCCGAGGTGCAGACGCAGGTGCGGCAGGTCGAACTGGACGATCTTGCCGAACTGCGTCAGGCCAAGGTCGAACACACGGGCAAACCGCTGGCGCAAGTGCAGCTGCAGCGCTGGGATGTGTCGTATTACCAGGAACGCCTCAAGCGCGAACGCTACAGCGTCGATCAGGAAGCCCTGCGCCGCTACTTTCCCAGCGAGGCGGCCTTTGCCTGGGCAATGGACATTTCCGCCCAGCTCTACGGCATCGAATTCCGCGCAGCCGGCAAGGCGGTTGCCGTCTGGCATCCCGAAGTGCGTTACTACGACGTGATCGACGGCAAGACCGGCGAGCTCCTCGGCGGCATCTATCTCGATCCGTATCCGCGCGAGGGCAAGTACAGCCATGCCGCGGCCTTTGGCGTGCGCGGCGCCAGCCGTCTGGCCGGCCGCACGCCGATCTCGGTGCTGGTCACCAACTTCGACCGCCAGGGACTGAATTTCAACGAACTGGAAACCCTGGTGCATGAATTCGGCCACGTCATGCACGGCGTGCTGTCGCGGACGCGCTACGTCGACCATGCCGGCACCCGCGTCGAAACCGACTTCGTCGAAGCGCCTTCGCAGATGTACGAGGAATGGGCGCACCGGCTGGAGTCGGTCGGCCGCATCGCCGGTTTCTGCGCGGATCGCGGCTGCAAGCCGGTCGATGCGGAGATGATGCAGCGCCTCAACGCGGCGCGCAATTTCGGCCGTGGCATCCACTACGCGCGCCAGCATCTGTATGCCAGCTACGACATGGCGCTGTACGGCCCGCAACCCGGCGCGGCACTCGCCGTCTGGCAGCGGATGGAAGCGGCGACGCCGCTCGGCCATACGCCGGATACGGCCTTCCCCGGCCAGTTCAGCCACATCATTCGCGGCTATGGCGCGGGGTATTATGGCTACATGTGGTCCGAAGTACTCGCCCTCGACATGCTTTCGCAATATGGCGACAACCTGATGAATCCGGCGGTTGGCCAGCGCTTCCGCCGCGAAATCCTCGAACGCGGCGGCGAGCGCAGCGGCGCCGAAATGGCGCGCAACTTCCTCGGCCGGGCGCCATCGCCACAAGCCTTCTTCGCCGAGATCGCGGGACGGCGGCAGCAATAA
- a CDS encoding ABC transporter permease has protein sequence MAAFIIRRLWQMLPTMLGVVLLVFFLFNWVGGDPAYVLAGKISNPEQIANIRKQLGIDEPLWVQLWIFIQQIATADFGASWSTGESIGDILGSRMGPSLTVLIPLQILEVLISVALALAVAYVRGSLTDRMVMISCTVGMSISILVYIIVFQYFFAYQLGWFPVQGWGEGVFQNLVTYAALPILIALAVSIAPNLRLYRTFMLDEIGQDYVRTARAKGLSENRILWVHVLRNAAIPIITHVMANLPGLLIGAFLIERFFSIPGIGREIIMAVDRSDFPVIKAITVYVAFATMAFNLLADIMYRLVDPRVQLE, from the coding sequence ATGGCCGCCTTCATCATTCGCCGCCTGTGGCAGATGCTGCCCACCATGCTGGGCGTGGTGCTGCTGGTGTTCTTCCTCTTCAACTGGGTGGGCGGCGATCCGGCCTATGTGCTGGCCGGCAAGATTTCCAATCCCGAGCAGATCGCCAACATCCGCAAGCAGCTCGGCATCGACGAGCCGCTCTGGGTGCAGTTGTGGATCTTCATCCAGCAGATCGCCACGGCCGATTTCGGCGCAAGCTGGAGCACCGGCGAGTCCATCGGCGACATCCTCGGCAGCCGCATGGGGCCATCGCTGACGGTGCTGATTCCCCTGCAGATCCTCGAAGTCCTCATCTCCGTCGCGCTCGCCCTGGCGGTGGCCTATGTGCGCGGCTCGCTCACCGACCGCATGGTGATGATCAGTTGCACCGTCGGCATGTCGATCAGCATCCTCGTCTACATCATCGTCTTCCAGTATTTCTTCGCCTACCAGCTCGGCTGGTTTCCGGTGCAGGGCTGGGGCGAAGGCGTTTTCCAGAATCTCGTCACCTATGCGGCACTGCCGATTCTGATCGCCCTGGCGGTCAGCATCGCGCCGAACCTGCGTCTCTACCGCACCTTCATGCTCGATGAAATCGGCCAGGACTACGTGCGCACGGCGCGCGCCAAGGGGCTGTCCGAGAATCGCATCCTGTGGGTGCATGTGCTGCGCAACGCGGCGATTCCCATCATCACCCACGTCATGGCCAATCTGCCGGGCCTGCTGATCGGCGCCTTCCTGATCGAGCGCTTCTTCTCGATTCCCGGCATCGGCCGCGAAATCATCATGGCGGTGGATCGCTCCGACTTCCCGGTGATCAAGGCCATCACGGTGTATGTCGCCTTCGCCACCATGGCCTTCAATCTGCTGGCCGACATCATGTATCGGCTGGTCGATCCGCGGGTGCAACTGGAATGA